gctgaggggagaacagctcataataacagcctgtaggctgctgaggagagaacagctcataataacaGCCTGTAAGCAGTGtaggctgctgaggagagaacAGCTCATCATAACAGCATGtaagctgctgaggggagaacagctcataataacagcctgtaggctgctgaggagagaacagctcataataacaGCCTGAAAGCAGTGtaggctgctgaggagagaacagctcataataacaGCCTGTAAGCAGTGtaggctgctgaggagagaacagctcataataacaGCCTGTAAGCAGTGtaggctgctgaggagagaacagctcataataacaGCCTGTAAGCAGTGtaggctgctgaggagagaacagctcataataacaGCCTGTAAGCTGCTGAGgagagaacagctcataataacaGCCTGTAAGCAGTGtaggctgctgaggagagaacagctcataataacaGCCTGTAAGCAGTGtaggctgctgaggagagaacagctcataataacaGCCTGTAAGCAGTGtaggctgctgaggagagaacagctcataataacagcctgtaggctgctgaggagagaacagctcataataacaGCCTGTAAGCTGTGtaggctgctgaggagagaacagctcataataacaGCCTGAAAGCAGTGtaggctgctgaggagagaacagctcataataacaGCCTGTAAGCTGCTGAGgagagaacagctcataataacagcctgtaggctgctgaggagagaacagctcataataacaGCCTGTAAGCTGCTGAGgagagaacagctcataataacaGCCTGTAAGCAGTGtaggctgctgaggagagaacagctcataataacagcctgtaggctgctgaggagagaacagctcataataacaGCCTGTAAGCTGTGtaggctgctgaggagagaacagctcataataacagcctgtaggctgctgaggagagaacagctcataataacaGCCTGTAAGCAGTGtaggctgctgaggagagaacagctcataataacaGCCTGTAAGCAGTGtaggctgctgaggagagaacagctcataataacaGCCTGTAAGCAGTGtaggctgctgaggagagaacagctcataataacaGCCTGTAAGCAGTGtaggctgctgaggagagaacagctcataataacagcctgtaggctgctgaggagagaacagctcataataacaGCCTGTAAGCAGTGtaggctgctgaggagagaacagctcataataacaGCCTGtaagctgctgaggggagaacagctcataataacaGCCTGTAAGCAGTGtaggctgctgaggagagaacagctcataataacaGCCTGTAAGCAGTGtaggctgctgaggagagaacagctcataataacaGCCTGTAAGCTGCTGAGgagagaacagctcataataacaGCCTGtaagctgctgaggggagaacagctcataataacaGCCTGTAAGCTGCTGAGgagagaacagctcataataacagcctgtaggctgctgaggag
This window of the Oncorhynchus keta strain PuntledgeMale-10-30-2019 chromosome 4, Oket_V2, whole genome shotgun sequence genome carries:
- the LOC127929818 gene encoding uncharacterized protein LOC127929818 gives rise to the protein MVSMVSRCWMPFHLLRSGCYYELFSPQQPTLLTGCYYELFSPQQLTGCYYELFSPQQPTGCYYELFSPQQLTGCYYELFSPQQLTGCYYELFSPQQPTGCYYELFSPQQLTGCYYELFSPQQPTLLSGCYYELFSPQQPTQLTGCYYELFSPQQPTGCYYELFSPQQPTLLTGCYYELFSPQQPTLLTGCYYELFSPQQPTLLTGCYYELFSPQQLTGCYYELFSPQQPTLLTGCYYELFSPQQPTLLTGCYYELFSPQQPTLLTGCYYELFSPQQPTLLSGCYYELFSPQQPTGCYYELFSPQQLTCCYDELFSPQQPTLLTGCYYELFSPQQPTGCYYELFSPQQLTCCYDELFSPQQPTLLTGCYYELFSPQQPTGCYYELFSPQQPTGCYYELFSPQQLTGCYYELFSPQQLTGCYYELFSPQQLTGCYYELFSPQQPTLLPGCGGGVDRLWWQRSLMILAFL